A region of Oceanicoccus sp. KOV_DT_Chl DNA encodes the following proteins:
- a CDS encoding class I SAM-dependent methyltransferase translates to MNNQAGMSIERFKEEYEGQPAWDVGKPQKYFVEVFSESAPDSPVLDLGCGTGDLSEFVAGLGSEVLGVDFAPRAIDLAKERFSSPHHNLSFKVHDAFKLEELETKFGTILDCCFFHMLDDEARIKYSNILKSILKPGGKVYMLNFAVALPTPNAPRGVTESDIRSTFTEGWSITDIGQKNVDVTFLPEGLAGTYACIEKNA, encoded by the coding sequence ATGAACAATCAAGCAGGAATGTCGATTGAGCGGTTTAAAGAAGAATATGAAGGCCAGCCCGCATGGGATGTGGGAAAACCTCAGAAGTATTTCGTGGAAGTATTTTCTGAGTCCGCCCCTGATTCCCCGGTCTTGGATCTAGGTTGCGGAACCGGAGATTTATCAGAGTTTGTGGCGGGCTTAGGCTCTGAAGTCCTAGGAGTAGACTTTGCGCCAAGGGCTATAGATTTGGCAAAGGAAAGGTTTTCCTCTCCGCACCATAATTTGTCCTTCAAAGTGCACGATGCTTTCAAACTAGAGGAGCTAGAAACAAAGTTTGGCACAATACTAGATTGCTGCTTCTTTCATATGCTTGATGATGAAGCACGCATCAAATATTCCAATATATTAAAAAGCATATTAAAGCCCGGCGGTAAGGTCTACATGCTAAATTTTGCTGTTGCGCTACCCACTCCAAACGCGCCCCGCGGAGTTACCGAGTCAGATATAAGATCGACCTTCACAGAAGGCTGGTCAATTACTGATATTGGGCAAAAAAATGTTGACGTCACCTTTTTGCCGGAAGGACTGGCAGGTACTTATGCTTGCATAGAGAAAAATGCTTAA
- a CDS encoding tetratricopeptide repeat protein: MKELIYLFISIILLASCAATPPSPEIQELIQKAEAGDRESQFELGGLYDFGYGVPRSGKETEKWYKKAAEAGHPEAQNSMGSIYQAEERYNEAMFWYEKAAAQNNELAINNLAYLYDLGLGVPQDRQKAHELYLKSANLGEPQAMHNLGQMYGSGQLGPEDLINGCAWTFRAVKYSRGPGSLAHKPATDTAGYCERTLNLTDLSKAKEIANSWQPSGPSENWPKTCLTDHRVC, translated from the coding sequence ATGAAGGAACTCATATATCTCTTTATATCAATAATACTTCTTGCGAGCTGTGCCGCCACGCCTCCGTCTCCTGAAATACAAGAGTTGATTCAAAAAGCTGAAGCAGGAGATAGAGAGTCGCAATTTGAATTAGGTGGGTTATATGACTTCGGCTACGGCGTTCCACGTAGCGGAAAAGAAACGGAGAAATGGTACAAGAAGGCAGCAGAGGCCGGGCACCCGGAAGCACAAAATAGTATGGGCAGTATCTACCAAGCGGAAGAACGGTACAATGAAGCTATGTTCTGGTATGAAAAAGCAGCCGCGCAGAATAATGAGCTGGCTATAAATAATCTCGCCTACCTCTATGATCTTGGCTTAGGCGTACCTCAAGACCGCCAAAAAGCCCACGAGCTTTATCTTAAGTCTGCCAATCTCGGAGAGCCTCAAGCAATGCACAATCTAGGTCAAATGTATGGCTCGGGCCAGCTTGGCCCCGAAGACCTGATTAATGGTTGTGCTTGGACATTCCGTGCTGTTAAGTACAGCAGAGGCCCGGGCTCACTGGCTCACAAACCAGCAACTGATACCGCTGGTTACTGTGAGCGTACTCTAAATCTAACAGACCTATCAAAAGCCAAAGAGATCGCAAATAGCTGGCAGCCTTCCGGCCCTAGCGAAAATTGGCCTAAAACGTGTTTAACGGACCATCGGGTCTGTTAA